One window of Sphingobacteriales bacterium genomic DNA carries:
- a CDS encoding helix-turn-helix transcriptional regulator, producing MPTINQRKLDKATELLRAIAHPLRISMIKYLDEKGVTNVNKIYSSLQLEQSITSQHLKILRTTDLVNTKKEGKFIFYNVNYDNIVNINQSLANFYPQTKKTKVKELVE from the coding sequence ATGCCTACAATCAATCAACGAAAACTTGACAAAGCAACTGAACTGCTTAGGGCTATTGCTCACCCGCTCAGAATTTCCATGATAAAATATCTGGATGAAAAAGGGGTAACTAACGTAAATAAAATTTATAGTTCGCTTCAGTTAGAACAATCCATCACCTCTCAGCATCTCAAAATACTGAGAACAACAGATTTGGTGAATACTAAAAAAGAGGGCAAGTTTATTTTCTACAATGTGAACTATGACAATATAGTCAACATCAATCAGTCATTAGCTAATTTCTACCCCCAAACCAAAAAGACAAAGGTTAAGGAATTAGTTGAGTGA
- a CDS encoding helix-turn-helix transcriptional regulator — translation MGTQSKKTEAQVVLRAGSSNPITLDYTVLRKAVLVLRAVNHKLRQSIVILLEENKRMTVTEIYVKLRLEQSVASQHLAILRRAGVVNTERMGKFIYYSLNHDRIAEITAFIEDLTK, via the coding sequence ATGGGAACACAATCTAAAAAAACCGAAGCACAAGTTGTTCTGCGTGCAGGTTCAAGCAATCCGATCACCCTTGACTATACCGTTTTGCGCAAAGCTGTATTGGTTTTGCGGGCGGTAAACCACAAACTTCGCCAGTCAATCGTTATCTTGTTAGAAGAAAACAAACGCATGACAGTTACTGAAATTTATGTAAAATTAAGGCTTGAGCAATCAGTAGCTTCTCAGCATTTGGCCATCCTTAGAAGAGCCGGCGTAGTTAATACCGAACGTATGGGTAAATTTATTTACTATTCATTGAACCACGATCGCATTGCCGAAATCACTGCTTTTATCGAAGACCTTACCAAGTAA
- the tsaB gene encoding tRNA (adenosine(37)-N6)-threonylcarbamoyltransferase complex dimerization subunit type 1 TsaB, giving the protein MLILGIDTSTRICSVALSLKGETLDYIENSEGMLHASVITLQIQEIVKRNGYEISQLDAVALSKGPGSYTGLRIGTSAAKGLCYALDIPLVGVGTLEALAWKVSNNINETYAYYMPMIDAMRMEVYTAVYTASLECVEEPGATIVTPATFESFFNERTCYYFGNGASKCTETLTSSNAVYVPGQECSASNLSTIAYQKINSNETENVAYFYPEYIKQYHFVKQKNL; this is encoded by the coding sequence ATGTTGATATTGGGCATAGATACAAGTACCCGTATATGTTCGGTAGCTTTGTCTTTAAAAGGCGAAACGCTGGATTATATAGAAAATTCAGAGGGTATGTTACATGCTTCGGTCATTACCCTTCAAATACAAGAGATAGTTAAAAGAAACGGGTATGAAATCAGTCAATTGGATGCAGTTGCCCTCAGTAAAGGACCCGGATCATATACCGGACTGAGGATAGGAACTTCTGCAGCAAAGGGGTTATGCTATGCTTTAGATATTCCGTTGGTTGGTGTCGGTACTTTGGAAGCTCTTGCCTGGAAAGTTTCAAACAATATAAATGAAACTTATGCGTATTATATGCCTATGATAGATGCCATGCGAATGGAAGTATATACGGCTGTTTACACCGCTTCTTTAGAATGTGTTGAAGAACCAGGCGCAACCATAGTTACTCCTGCAACATTTGAAAGTTTTTTTAACGAAAGAACCTGTTATTATTTTGGTAACGGTGCCTCAAAATGCACAGAAACCCTGACCTCTTCCAATGCGGTTTATGTGCCCGGACAAGAATGTTCAGCTTCAAACCTTTCAACAATAGCCTATCAAAAAATTAATTCAAACGAAACAGAAAATGTTGCGTATTTTTACCCCGAATACATTAAGCAATATCATTTTGTAAAACAGAAAAATTTGTAA
- a CDS encoding M28 family peptidase: MKINFNFLILLFGCLISFGAAGQTASVQTDPISKTLHYLFQHVNYLSADSLEGRQTGSKGEQMAYRYISEQFRLIGLQPKGSSDSYLQPFTFVAGRSYTGTNKITIGKTVFEPEKDYFALPESGIGQVKAKVVNVGFGIDAPDLKYSDYEDKKDLKGKIFLINLSSPDGIHPHSKYLNYSGVNIKIATAVEKGASAILFYNIDPTLPDPENKMNAKVIAAGIPVIFILKDSYKKIETTNPKLSANIQLNLQKNERTGHNVIGYLDNKAQNTVVIGAHYDHLGYGESGGSLHAGQPAIHNGADDNASGVAAVIELARALTKFPETQNNNYLFIAFSGEELGLYGSNYFVQNPTIPLNTVNYMFNYDMVGRLDTQSRALTINSVGTSPQWASLKSLEVGNLHLITTESGIGPSDHTSFFWQKIPALHFFTGLHTDYHKPSDDAQLVNFEGIETVVNFTLKAIQTFNQSDKLTFTPTKTEESKKAPKYKVTLGIMPDYAFEGTGVKITGVIDGRPAQTAGLEAGDIILQINETEVKDMYSYMDALSKFKTGDKATIIIKRLSETQKINVFF; encoded by the coding sequence ATGAAAATTAATTTCAATTTTCTGATTTTATTGTTTGGGTGTTTGATTAGTTTCGGCGCAGCCGGACAAACTGCTTCAGTGCAAACGGACCCGATTTCCAAAACGCTGCATTATTTGTTTCAACACGTCAACTATTTGTCTGCCGATAGTCTCGAAGGAAGACAAACCGGTTCGAAAGGGGAACAAATGGCCTATCGCTATATTTCCGAACAGTTCAGGCTAATCGGACTTCAACCCAAAGGCAGTTCGGATAGTTATTTGCAGCCTTTTACTTTTGTGGCAGGACGCAGTTATACAGGAACCAACAAAATCACAATCGGCAAAACCGTTTTTGAACCTGAAAAAGACTATTTCGCCCTTCCGGAATCAGGCATTGGACAAGTTAAAGCTAAAGTGGTCAATGTAGGATTTGGAATAGATGCCCCCGATTTGAAGTATTCCGATTATGAAGACAAGAAAGATTTAAAAGGTAAAATATTTTTAATCAACCTGTCATCCCCCGATGGCATTCATCCTCACTCGAAATATCTGAATTATTCGGGGGTGAATATAAAAATAGCAACGGCAGTCGAAAAAGGCGCTTCTGCCATCTTATTTTACAATATTGACCCTACCCTTCCCGATCCTGAAAACAAAATGAATGCCAAGGTAATTGCTGCCGGTATTCCGGTTATATTCATTCTTAAGGACTCCTACAAAAAAATTGAAACAACAAACCCCAAGCTATCCGCAAACATTCAGTTAAACCTTCAGAAAAACGAACGTACCGGACATAATGTGATCGGATATTTGGACAACAAGGCGCAAAACACAGTGGTCATCGGCGCACACTACGATCATTTGGGATATGGTGAAAGCGGAGGCTCACTTCATGCCGGACAACCGGCAATTCATAACGGCGCAGACGATAATGCAAGCGGGGTTGCCGCAGTCATAGAACTGGCACGCGCATTAACTAAGTTTCCTGAAACCCAAAACAATAATTACCTGTTTATTGCTTTTTCGGGAGAAGAACTCGGTTTGTACGGCTCCAATTATTTTGTTCAAAATCCCACCATTCCCTTGAACACGGTCAATTATATGTTCAATTATGATATGGTAGGGCGTTTGGATACACAATCCCGTGCTTTGACCATCAACAGTGTCGGAACTTCTCCGCAATGGGCTTCCCTCAAATCTTTGGAGGTTGGCAACCTCCACCTGATTACCACTGAGTCCGGAATTGGACCATCAGACCACACTTCTTTTTTTTGGCAAAAAATACCGGCACTTCACTTTTTTACCGGACTGCATACCGATTATCATAAACCTTCGGATGATGCACAGTTAGTAAACTTCGAAGGTATAGAAACGGTTGTCAACTTTACACTCAAAGCTATTCAGACGTTTAATCAAAGCGATAAACTGACCTTTACCCCCACCAAAACCGAAGAAAGCAAGAAAGCACCCAAATATAAAGTTACACTCGGTATCATGCCAGATTACGCTTTTGAAGGCACAGGCGTTAAAATTACCGGAGTTATTGACGGAAGACCGGCACAAACAGCCGGGCTTGAAGCAGGAGACATCATCCTCCAGATCAATGAAACAGAGGTAAAAGATATGTACTCTTATATGGATGCTCTCAGCAAATTTAAAACAGGGGATAAGGCTACGATTATTATAAAAAGATTGTCTGAAACGCAAAAAATAAATGTGTTTTTTTGA
- a CDS encoding alpha/beta hydrolase, with translation MPFVTVNDVKLYYEIHGEGEETILFSHGLLLNSQMFGAQINYFKNRYRCVAYDHRGQGQSELTETGYDMDTLTEDAVQLINALQLGSCHIVGLSMGGFVAMRLAVRYPDLVKSLILLETSADEEPFVFKYRLLTVIYRLFGAAPIARRIMKIMFGQNFLNNPVRKAERDKWRMYVEKNPKTIVRAVDGVIDRKPVFDELKKITAPTLVMVGDQDIATVPAKAERIHSQIPNAQLLILKGAGHSSTIEEPDQVNSAMDEFLRDLQTEYDADL, from the coding sequence ATGCCCTTTGTTACTGTCAACGATGTAAAACTGTATTATGAAATTCACGGTGAAGGAGAAGAAACCATCCTGTTTAGCCACGGATTACTGCTCAATTCTCAAATGTTTGGTGCGCAAATCAATTATTTCAAAAACAGATACCGTTGTGTGGCTTATGACCACAGAGGGCAGGGGCAAAGCGAATTAACCGAAACCGGTTATGATATGGACACCCTGACTGAAGATGCTGTTCAACTCATCAATGCCCTTCAACTGGGAAGTTGTCATATTGTCGGTTTATCTATGGGAGGGTTTGTGGCAATGCGTTTGGCAGTCCGGTATCCCGATTTGGTCAAATCGCTGATTCTATTGGAAACTTCCGCTGACGAAGAGCCTTTTGTTTTCAAATACCGGTTGTTGACTGTAATTTACAGGCTGTTTGGGGCAGCCCCTATTGCAAGACGAATAATGAAAATTATGTTTGGACAAAATTTTCTGAACAACCCGGTCAGAAAAGCCGAACGGGATAAGTGGAGAATGTATGTTGAAAAAAATCCCAAAACCATTGTCAGAGCAGTGGATGGCGTGATTGACCGGAAACCTGTTTTTGACGAACTGAAAAAAATTACCGCTCCCACTTTAGTCATGGTTGGCGATCAGGATATCGCAACCGTTCCTGCCAAAGCCGAGCGCATACACAGCCAAATTCCCAATGCCCAATTGCTCATTTTAAAAGGTGCCGGACATAGTTCTACCATTGAAGAGCCCGATCAGGTCAACAGCGCAATGGATGAATTTCTTCGCGACCTTCAAACAGAGTATGATGCCGACCTTTAA
- a CDS encoding DUF418 domain-containing protein yields the protein MFLIGLYAGKKRFFQRINEIKPSLTKLWVVAGFCAIAGNAVFVWAYHLQNLFVPNLYNVVYAGTQIIAIPGMTLYYILSFCLVAGSQFGTKLFRLFAPMGKIALSNYVLQSLIQNILLFGFGFGLYGTVSPAQGILWCLGIYSAQLIFSH from the coding sequence ATGTTCTTGATAGGCTTATATGCAGGGAAAAAAAGGTTTTTCCAAAGAATAAACGAGATAAAACCCTCCTTAACAAAACTTTGGGTTGTTGCCGGCTTTTGTGCTATTGCGGGTAATGCAGTTTTTGTTTGGGCCTATCATCTTCAAAACCTATTTGTGCCTAACCTGTACAATGTGGTTTATGCAGGAACGCAGATTATAGCGATTCCGGGGATGACCTTGTATTATATATTGTCGTTTTGTTTGGTTGCCGGCAGTCAGTTTGGAACGAAACTGTTTAGATTGTTTGCACCTATGGGGAAAATTGCCCTGAGCAACTATGTTCTTCAATCGCTCATTCAGAACATCCTGCTGTTTGGGTTCGGATTTGGATTATACGGAACTGTATCACCGGCACAGGGCATTCTTTGGTGCCTTGGAATATATAGTGCTCAGTTAATATTCAGCCATTAG
- a CDS encoding transposase, translating into MVCEAALQSGVGIAADDQNIDGRCLFLQKPFVDMVCAAGFTFVSRLQHNSYLRYAYTGEQKPGRGRRKEYGGKIDLRNLDVAHFTILKKVDHEIVYEGIAHVRSLKRWCKLVVVHVLRNGAVSKVAAYFSTDKDMEGLVVYQCYKMRYQIEFLFRDAKTHLGLEHSQSRQKDALNFHFNISLSTINVAKAAHWLNIPKNERGPFSMADIKTQYINELLLDRLISLYGKDPSVEKNKPEIKKLYQLGRIAA; encoded by the coding sequence ATGGTATGCGAAGCTGCTTTGCAGTCGGGCGTTGGAATTGCAGCAGATGACCAAAATATTGACGGCAGATGCCTTTTTCTCCAAAAACCTTTTGTGGATATGGTTTGCGCTGCCGGCTTTACCTTCGTTAGTCGCTTACAACACAATAGCTACCTGCGCTATGCATATACAGGCGAACAAAAACCGGGTAGGGGACGGCGCAAAGAGTATGGCGGGAAAATTGACCTCAGAAACCTGGATGTAGCACATTTTACCATACTCAAAAAGGTGGATCATGAAATTGTTTATGAAGGCATTGCCCATGTGCGCAGTTTGAAACGTTGGTGTAAATTAGTCGTTGTTCATGTACTGCGCAATGGAGCAGTAAGCAAAGTAGCCGCCTATTTTTCAACCGATAAGGATATGGAAGGCTTAGTCGTTTACCAATGTTACAAAATGCGCTATCAAATAGAGTTTCTATTCAGAGATGCCAAGACCCACCTGGGGTTGGAACACTCACAAAGCAGACAGAAAGATGCCCTTAATTTTCATTTCAATATAAGCCTTTCTACAATCAATGTGGCCAAAGCAGCTCACTGGCTCAACATTCCCAAAAATGAAAGAGGACCTTTCTCAATGGCAGACATTAAAACGCAATATATCAACGAATTGCTACTCGACCGATTAATTTCCTTGTATGGCAAAGACCCATCTGTGGAAAAAAATAAACCCGAAATCAAAAAACTATACCAATTAGGGCGTATTGCCGCTTAG